One genomic region from Prionailurus bengalensis isolate Pbe53 chromosome C1, Fcat_Pben_1.1_paternal_pri, whole genome shotgun sequence encodes:
- the LOC122479492 gene encoding M-phase-specific PLK1-interacting protein-like, protein FGSQYPGSYSGSYSKSPSGLQFGYSPGQQETHPEGSSRTSTPFGSGCGGEKRMSNELESYFKPSMLEDPWAGLEPISVVDFNQQYNSIQTFRGRKGRYFC, encoded by the coding sequence TTTGGGTCTCAGTACCCTGGCAGCTATTCTGGCTCCTACTCCAAGTCACCCTCGGGGTTGCAATTCGGATACTCCCCAGGGCAGCAGGAAACCCACCCCGAGGGTTCTTCAAGGACATCTACACCCTTTGGATCAGGGTgtggtggagaaaaaagaatgtcTAATGAGTTGGAAAGTTACTTCAAGCCTTCAATGCTTGAAGACCCTTGGGCTGGCCTTGAACCCATATCTGTAGTGGATTTTAACCAACAATACAACAGTATTCAAACATtcagaggcagaaaaggaagatacttttgttaa